actcacactcagccTGACTGTGGGAGGGCCAGTGTCCTGGAACTAGGAAAGACCTTAATACCATCTTGACCCTCCCACTATTTCCATACACTGAACTAAAACTACATTCAGGATGCGACTTCAGGGAAGAGACACATTATCCCTAGaccctcgctgctgccgtttcccACCCACTCCATATCATTTGCAGGGTCAGGCCAGCTGAGAGTTAATAGGAAATCACTGGCCTCCTCTCTAAGGCTGCTGACCTTGGCCTTTGTGGAGCACTGGGACCTACAGAAGAGAAGTGCCAACCCCCACAAGCAAAGTTCAGATTCCACAAGGAGGGCACCCTCGAGTCCCACAGACCCCCACCCAGGAGAGAAGCAGTGAGCAGTCTTTTCCTCTGCCCCTCAGATCTGCCTGAGCCTGGGCCGCCTCCTCCACCACCTGGCCCACTCCCCACTGGGCTCCGTCACTCTGCTAGACTTCCGCCCTCGACAGTTTGTGCTGGTGGATGGGGAGCTCAAAGTGACGGACCTGGATGACGCACGTGTGGAGGAGACGCCGTGTGCAGGCAGTGCTGACTGCATACTCGAGTTTCCGGCCAGGAACTTCACCCTGCCCTGCTCAGCCCACGGCTGGTGCGAGGGCATGAACGAGAAGCGGAACCTCTATAATGCCTACAGGTGACCTCCACCCCCGATTCAGGAACTCCATCGAAGGAGAATGGGCCAGGAGGGCATGGCAGGAAGAGAGCCAACGTGGAGGCCAGCTGGGCAGGGAGACTCAGCCTTGACCAGAGTGAGGGAAGGCTTCTACCCTGTCCAGAAGGGAACGTTCAGGCTTCTGATGGGGAGGCTAAAAATAGCTCCAAGGAGAATCTGTGTTAGGGGGTGGCAGCTGGAAGCTTCTTAAAATAGTGTTGGACTCGGAGCCTAGGGCTGGTGGAACTGGCACTTTTCCCTTCCTACCCGGGCCCTTGTGCTCTGGGAAATTCCTCACTGGGCCCCAGCCATGGGGCTGCTCTGACACCGGGGGTCAGTCAGGGGATGATGTGGGGCTGGGAGGTGGGCAAGTCCTGGGAAGGGATGGGAAGCAGGCCCCTGGTTTCAGTTAGTGTGAAGTTAGGTGTGGTCTTAGCATGcgcccagccccctcccccaagGCTGAGTAGACTTCACAGCAGCCTGCCTGGTTGCTAAGCCTGAGGGATCCAGCTCCCTGGCCAGGTTAGCGTTTACCCCAGGTTGGAATAGAGGAAGGATGTGTCTCCAAAGGCTGGATCCCTGAGCCACTGGTTTCTCTCTGCCACAGGTTTTTCTTCACATACCTCCTGCCTCACAGTGCCCCGCATTCACTGCGTCCTCTGCTGGACAGCATTGTCAACGCCACAGGTGAGCTCTCCAGGGCCCATCTGCTTCCAGGCACCTTCCCCccgcaccccccacccccagcaaaaGTGGGGAGAAAAATAACCCAGGGCAGCAGGGGGTCCAGAAACCATCACTTCCTAAGGTGGCATTCTGCCACaacctccccactccccaacccTCTGTTCACTGGGGCACAGGCTCTGAAGGCAGAGCGGGGAGCAGCTGGCTGCTGACTTCAGGGAGGAGTGGGAGCCCCAGGCCTCCTGTCTTAGCCACGCTGCACTCTGCAGGAGAGCTCGCCTGGGGGGTGGATGAGACCCTGGCCCAGCTGGAGAAGGTGCTGCACCTGTATCGGAGTGGGCAGTATCTGCAGAACTCCACGGCAAGCAGCAGTACTGGTGAGTGACCCCAACCTGATCCACAGGGAAGCGAGAAACAGGTGGGAGGGTGAATGACCCAGCCCAATTAGGCTAAGTGGCCTATTTCTCTATAACCCTTTCTCTGGTTACCCTTGTCTCCAAAGGCCACTCTAGGGGCTCACATAGAATCGTGGAGGGGCTGACATGGAGTAATCTGAGGTTCCATCTCTAGCTGAGCTAGAGCAACTATAATTCTGCCTTCAACCTGGGGGTGGACACTGACACCCTACTCTGGATGGCTCCAAACCCTGTCATGTACTGgctctgtgactttgagcaagttacccCTTgaacctcactttcctcatctgtgaattgGGTTCACCATTACCCACCTCACCAAATTCTTATGGGAATTAAATGTCAGGTGAAATGTGTGAAAGCAATTAGTGCAGTTCCTATGACACGGCTGGAACACAGTatatgtttgcttccctttccttcctctaatCTCCTGGGACTAGAAGGGCACTGGATGTTAGGGGAGGCACACACTGAAACCAGCCAGGAAGCCCCAAGGGCAGGGGGAGAATTCTGGCCACTGGTTTCAGGCTGTGGTCCTTCTGCTGAAGCCCTGGGGTTTAGCTGGGGTTGGCAGGGGTTGAGGGGTGAGCAGCCTCCATATTCAAGGAGCTCTGGCTAGTCTTAGGGGTAGGGGAGCCCTGTTAGCCCTGTAAATAAAGTTTAACGAGGTGAACAATGGCTGGCTCTGTCCCTGAGGATGCCGTTTATGGGGCTGTAAATCACAGTCAGCCCTGGACTTTGGTCTAGTCCCTGGtagaaggaggcaggagggcGGGGTGGCCAGAGGCCCAGGGCTTCTGCATTATCAGCCCAGAGCTGGGGCTCTCCAGGCAGTGGGAAAGACAGGAGCAAACAAGAGGCCAGCAGCTGAGCAGCTCACTGGATTATGAGTTTtcagagcttcttttttttttttttttttttttttttgagatggagtcttgctctgtcacccgggctggagtgcagtggccgaatctcagctcactgcaagctccgcctcccaggtttacgccattctcctgcctcagcctcccaagtagctgggactacaggcgcccgccacctcgcccggctagttttttgtatttttagtagagacggggtttcaccgtgttagccaggatggtctcgatctcctgacctcgtgatccgcccgtctcagcctcccaaagtgctgggattacaggcttgagccaccgcgcccgacgaGTTTTCAGAGCTTCTGAGGCTCTCTCTGTAGAATGAGATCTCAGATTTTccctccagccccctccccactctAGCTGTGGATTTTTTGCATTTCAGTCCATTTGCATGCCTCTTAACTTCAAAAACCCCTGACTCCCTTCCATCCCAGGCCCTTCTGAGGAACTTGCCTAACTTCTCTCCCCAAGGCCAGGAGAAAATGTGAATGAAGGTTACTCTGAACCCTTGCAGGCCACACTGGATGCTGGTTAGAAGTGCAGATTCTCAGTTCCACCCCAGACCTCATGAATCAGAAtctcatggtggctcacacctgtaatcccagcacttcaggaggctgagatgggaggatcccttgagcccaggatttcaaggctgcagtgagctatgattgtgtcactgcactctagtctgggcaacagagtgagactccatcaaaaaaaaaaataagaagaagaatctgcattttaacaagagtcCTTGGTGGGATTGAAGTTTGAGAAGCCTGGCTCTAACTGTCTAAAATGTCCTGACCTCAGCAATTCACCTAGATAGCTGGGACTCCATGGGTCCCTGTATATGTCTGTCCCCCTTGCATGTGCCTGCTATCTTGTACTGCCTGACCCAGCTATGTGCCCTTAGATTTGGGAGATATGTATCTCCTGAAAACCAAGTCTgtgctttgtcttttttgatgaaTCAGCCCAGTTTCAACAGTGGTAGCTGCCTTCATCTCCATGCTAGAGGGTTGGGCTGGACTTTAGCTTTAACCTAGGCAATGAGTCTTGCCGCCCTTTTCAGAAAGTGACACATCCCTGGGCACTCAAACCTGGGCATACAGAGTTCTCATTTTACTCCATCCCCAACCCACAGAGTACCAGCGCATCCCAGACAGCACCATCCCCCAGGAGGACTATCGCTGCTGGCCATCCTACCACCATGGGAGCTGCCTCCTTTCAGTGTTCAACCTGGCTGAGGCTGTGGACGTCTGTGAGAGCCATGCCCAGTGTCGGGCCTTTGTGGTCACCAACCAGACCACCTGGACAGGTGAGCCAGTGGGAGAAGCCCTTCCAAGGGAGATGGCAGGACCTCTTTGGAGGTTGATAGATAGTGGTGGCCCATCGTAAGTCAAGGGGGGTGCTGAGATGATGAGAGAGAGGTATACATGTCTTCAAGGCAGTCAAATTAGGGAGAATGGCCCTGCATCCAGGAAGAGAAACATCCAGCCCTGTTACCTCtcacctctgccccccaggtcgGCAGCTGGTCTTTTTCAAGACTGGATGGAGCCAAGTGGTCCCTGATCCCAACAAGACTACATATGTGAAGGCCTCAGGCTGACCTGTCTGAGGGCTCGGCTGACCAGCTGACTATCCTCAGCAGTGGGGCTTGCCTGTGGAGGGAGTGACTTGCACTGGCAGCGCTGCATGTCACCTGGGAACCCCTGCAGACAAAGCTGACATCCCAGACAGACCGATGTGACCAGGACAAACGTGCAATAATGCCAAATGTTAAAATGTGAGTTTACCAGCCTAGCTATGGGACTGCTGGCTCCTAGTCCAGGAATCTTGGGGGGATGACTGCCTCTCCAACCCTCTGGGCTGCAAGCAAGCTCAGGCTAGTCTCCCCAATAGGGGCTGTGTCCCTGCCTGGGACAGTTCTGTGAGCAGCCCCATCACTGTGTTCAGTAGTGTGAGAATGTAGCTAAagcccctgctgctgctgctgctgctgtactTGCCACGGCAGGCGGGGGGCTGCGTGGGGACAATCCATCGCTGAGTGTTCTCTCAGCTTAGGTCTGGACAGGAGACTTGGTGGGGGAAGCTCCAGGATGTGGGTGATTCTGTACCTGGGGAGGCTATCTCTGACCTCCCGACGGGGCAGGCACTCCCAGGCCAGCCCAGGGGTCAGGGGCAGAGGTGCACACCTCAGCATGAGCCAAGACTGGGGTCGGAGGGGAGCAGGTGCGGTTTGAGCCAggacctggggtgggggtggggccggGGCCTTTCTGCCTCATTTGCTTTCAATGAAAGCCGCAAAGCAGCCAAAACCAGGCTCTCCCCCTTCCTGGAGTTTGAATATCCAGAATCTTTTGTACTTCTTGTtcattaaattgtttatttttgtaaaaaataaaataaaataaaattagttaataAAATGATGTTTCACAGCAAACTGTTCCCCAGCGATAGTTTCTTAGGTTGTGACTTCTTGGTCCTCAGTTATGTCCTTGGTATATGTTTGTGGGGATGCGTGTGTCACAGGGGAAGATGAGTGAAATCTCAGCAGCAAACCCTGAAGTCATCACAAAGTGTTTTCAGGCTCTGCTCCCACCCATGGTGcccacctcccactgggccctcCACATCATGTCCCCAAAAAAGACATGGGGACTCCCTTTTCCCCCAAGGAAGttctcatttttacagatgagcttCTTAAGTACGAAGCCCTAACCCAGTGGAGTAATGTCCTCATGGTGGGATGTCAGCCATGAAGGGGTCACCCGGGGTACCCGAACAGCCTGCAGGTGGGTCAGCTTTACCTCTGCACAGGGTTGGACCTGGCCTGGGCCCACCACAAGGTCACAGGCACTAAGCTTCTCTGAGTCTTTCTCTGAACATGAAATATATGAACAGTCAGAAGAAAGGAGGGTCTGTGGAAAGACCAGCTTCCATTCTGTCGATTTTAGGAGGGAAGGTCTAGCCAGTCTGTATCGAAGCCCAGAGCAAAAACAAGGACCTACGGGTTCGGGATCACATGGAGGCTAGAGAGCGCCGCCATGAATGCAGGGCTTCTGACTTGAAACCCACATCTTCTCTCCTATACACCATTCTACTTCTAGAATATTCTGGATGGACACAAACCTTTGGAGGCTTTAAAAAGAATAACCAAACTTTAATCTGATTTCTGCTCAACAGATGTGGTTGGTGTAATTTCTCACATAACAAGATGTCCCTGTAGTTCGAGGTGATTGAGAGCCGTATTAGCTCTGGAGCCCTCGTCACAGTCGCCACTCTGACCCTCAGGGTTGCAGCTTGCCACTGCCATCCCCAGCCCACACACCCCACATCTTGCCTCTGGTATTGGGCTTGGTGATTGTGGGTGGAGGGGAAAGGCAGAGCCTCCACAAAGCCTCACACCATGACAATGCAGCCAAATCCTGCCATGCTCACCACCCTCAGACTATCCTTATCCCTTGAAGGAGGACCTCAGCTTCCATTGCCCTGGGACCTCTTTCCCTAGCTGAACGCACTCCATGCAACATGCGTAGCCCACCCCACGTGATCCAGTACTGGACTTACACAATCCTCTATTACCTTCCAACTGTCATATGGCCTATGGGGCTCTGAGGGCCAGAGGAACCACATCCACCAAGGAGGCACAAGGCGGGACCAGAAGTGATGAGAACCTGAGGGGAGGGGACTGAGCCAGGAAGTGTGTGAGGGTTGCATAGTGCAGAGAGACCAAGGACCCAGTAATAAGCAGAGAGGCCTGCAGGGCCCAGGAACCACAGGACTCTGGGGAAAAAGACCAAAGTGAACCAAGCACTGCCTTCCTGGCTTTGAGAGATTTCCAGATGAGGGATTCACCAGCCCCTggagagggacagagggaaaTAATACTTCCAGAGGGCCAGGCTCTGGCCTCAGCAAGGTACAAAATTATTCCAATTTTATAGCCctgaaaactgaagcccaggtaACAGCTGCTAAGTGTTTGAGCGAGCATTCTAATCCAGCCTCCCTCCAAGCCTGCGCTCTGGCCGGTAGTACTAAGTGCTGCGTCCTAGAAGGGACCCGTTGCAGCAGGAAGAGTGTGAGTTAGAGTTAGGGAAGCGCCTCCTTCCTGTGAGTGTGTAACAAACTGAAATGGAGGTCCTGCAAGTCATAACATCTTTTTAGAAAGACTCACATACAGTGGCTTAAGGGGATGGTGGACGGCTTCTTCCTTAGTGAGTGAGCCTTGTCCCAGAACCTATTTCTGGGTGCAAAATGGCCTGATTCAGTCCTGCAGAGTGGAGAGAAGGGCATTTACAACTGGGAATGGAGAAAGGATGGAGTGCCAGAAAGAAAGGGGAGGTAAAGGAAAGCCTGAAGCAAAATCATTCCTCTCCCGGACAACTTTCACAGGGAGCCACCTGTTTCAGCCAGAAACACACAccacctccccttcctcccaccaaGCCCATGTTCTTCCTACTCCATGGCAATGCTAGATACCCAGGTGCAGTGAACGGAAAAAATACATTCACCCAACGGAAGCCTCAGCTGACAGTTGCCAGAGGAGGGAAGGCAAGGGTGGGGATTGGGAAAGGATCCCCCAGTTGCGTTCCTGAATTGAGGAAGCAATGCAGGAGGGCAATGTGACCTAGTGGTTCCCCGTGAGGCTCTGGAGCCAGCCAGAGCTGGGCAGGAGTCCTGGACGGTTCTGTTTTTTGCTCAGTGTGATCTGGTTCGTGacaacctccctgagcctccatttccccatctgcaaatTTCAGATGAATAATCTGCTTCACAGCAGCCTTACAGAAACTGAGTAGAATCCTGCCTTAGCCAGGGTCAGCAAACAGTACATGCTTAGGAAATGCTGGCTGATGCTGTCATTGTTACTATTTACTAGCGAGCTGAGCCCTCAGTGTTATCCATGGCCTGGCCTGGAAGAACATCCAGGTCAACTGCGGAGGATCAAGAGCTGGAGTGCCCACCCCTTGGCTCTGCAGCGCCTCCtctgccccgccccgccctcctGCCATAGGGAATAGGGCCTTCAACTGGGGGAGGTGGGGCCCGGCTCTCTGGGTCAGTGCCCTGGGAGTTCAGTGTGTGGTagacagaaggaggaagaggattaACATGAAAGCAGAAAATGGGATTAGGAGGCCTTAGGATAATGTGCCCACCCACCCCCCATCCATGACAACAGCTTCTTGCTTTCACTCCGAGGCTTCTGGAGCCTGGAGCATCTAAGACTTGGTTGCCCCTGCTCCTGAGGGCAGAGCCAGGAAAGGAGACTTGGACTCTGAGCATGAGACTATTCAGTTCACTAGGAAGAGGGGTGGGGCTGTAGCTGGCTGCAGGGCAGGCCTGCGTGACTTTCTGTGcactttctcatttaatccttacggCAACTCTGAGAGGTGGGTGATGGCCCAGAAAGGTGAAGAGCAGGGATCCAAGCCTAAGCTGTTGCCCCCAAAAGCCTGTGTTCCTTTCCCTCCACCCAGGAGCACACCCATGTATTGCCCTAAACCTACAGGAGCAATGATCCACTCACACCTGCCACCTCCCCTGCATCATCCACAAGAGTGAGGATGTCCCAGGGACCCTGACCTTAAAGGACGCCTTTGAGGTCTGTGTGAAGAACGTTTATGTTTCTCTGTTTATCTCTTCGTGAACCCCAGCCAAGGCTACCCCCTGAGGTGGACAAAGTGCCACATCATTCCCACCTACGGGAAGGAGATAGACCAAGAGATTTCTAATAATTGCCTCTTAAGCTCTAGAGGATCCCTACAGCTGTGTTTGGGGGAAGTTCCTTCTCCCACTCTCATTCCAGTCAAGGGCCCTGTCAGCCTCCTTTTCTCAGCATTTTAATGGCTTGTTGTCCTGGTCCATCCTACCCAGCCCTAGGCCCTCTGGCCTCATTTCAGCTCCAGAAAGCCTCTCCCATGATGCAGCACAAAGAACTTCTCCCTCTATCATTCAAGGTCCCAATAGGAAACAGCACGGTGTGCATAAGACACATTTACAAATGTGTATGTCCAGGGGAACCCCAAAGGATAGCTATGACCTGAGCCAGTGGCAGCCAAGCTATTTCCATCTCTATCCCCCACCAAAGGAAGGGAGTGAGAGCTATTACCAGAACTCAGAACCTGGAAGAAGAACCCAGGAGTCATGCAGAGTTGGCACTTGAAGAAGTGAGCAAAGGACCCCACCATACAGGGTGACCTCACAAGGTGGGACATACACCCTCACCACACATTCCCTCCTCGCTCCTCCAGTCTCCTGCTGAGCTCCCCATTGGCCAAACCCAATTTGAAGGCAGAGAGCTAAGGAACTCAATGTGATCACTTAAGAGCTGGTCAGGAGCACCCCACCTCACCTCACATCTTTGGGATTTTGTTCGGCTTGAGGGGAAGGCAAGAGAAGACTCTTGTTCCCAGTTCCATCCTTAGATATTCAgcaatttgttgttgtttgaatgAAGTCACACTTTGGGCCCAATCCTGCAGCAAGTCCCTCACAGCACGCATTCTCAACAGAGCCACCATCATTCCCAAGGAGACAACACTTGGTTCTTGGGAGATGAAAAATCTTAGATATTACAATGACTTATGGCCCTGCAAAGGGCCACAGGACATAAACAGAAATGCAATATTCCATGTTATTAAAATTTCATGGAAGGTGGTGGCAACTGGGGGAAAAGTAGGTTAAAAAAAGTacttggtgggggtgggggaataaTAATGGAAAACAGGTTGAGAAGCGCTGGATTTTATTGACCCAAAATCTTTCCTTGGGCTGTCACTGACAGCTTTAAATCTCTCGTCCTCGAAAGTGCAGCTTATACTATTATTTTCTAAACTGGTATATATGATGTATTCACTAATATTTTCTAAACTGATATATCTGATGTATTTACTTGTATTCTCTTTACACATCTCATAAAAACAAagtgcaggctgggcgtggtggctcatgcctgtaatctcagcactttgggaggccgaggtggacaaatcatttgagttcaggagttcgaggctagcctggccaacatgatgaaaccccatgtctgctaaaaatacaaaattaactggcatggtggcaggcacctcgggaggctgaggcaggagaatcacttgaactctggaggcagaggttgcagtgagccgagatcctgctaatgcactccagcctcggcaaaaggagcaaaactcagtctcaaaaaaaaaaaaaaaaagtgcaattcGAATGCTTTACTCAACCTGCCCTTGCCCATGGGGAACATCTTCAGCCATTCTTGAGCCCCCTGTATCTTCCTGCATCTCACAGCCCTTTGCTGGTATTTTCCTACTTGGAAGAGCTCAAGGTCATTGGCAAGCTAGAAGATTTCAATGTACACTCATTCTTCTCTCAACTGATCAAGCCACAAAATAGTTCTTGGACACTAGTCACTGTAATGAATCCAGAAATATCAGCTATGCTCTGCCTTTCAGGAGCCCACTAAGTCACTGGAGATGTCACAATTCAAGGTGATATATGATCAATGACTGTATGGCGATGGGGATGATTTCCACATGTGACTTGTGAAAGTAAAGGGCTTGATAGTCACATCTCAAATCACTAAGGGCCGGTTAACCTGGTCCCCCTAAGAGCATCGATTTCCCAGCAGGAGCCCCACAGTTCACATTTTTCCATCCAGATAAAGCCTTGTTTATCCTTACTCTTTATTTCTTATCTCTAAGCCAGTTCCCTATTTGTCGCCGACATTCTCCCCATTCCCATGGTGACTCAACTCCTTTAACACGCTTTGGTGTGGCGCCTCTCAGAGGATGCTTGAAAGTGTAAGGAGATTGTGTCTCCTGTTTCCCCCTTATCCGCACACTTATTTGACCCTTCAAAAGCTCTAGTAGATTAGGGAAGCATGATTTTGCCTTACCAGAGACAGGCTGCCTTTCCACAGGAGGTGGAGTTTTCTCAAGCGCCCCGTAATCCTGCCCTTAGAGGTTCTGTCAGCTTGCCTGGCATCGAAACTAAACTCTCGTGACATTTCCCAGAGACCCCTCTGGTGCCTTCAGTTCTTCAGCACGAGGGTTAGTCTCAAGAAAAGGCTCTCATTTTGTCCTATGCTTCCATGATGTCAATCTTCTTACTTATTGGCAGTAGGCTGGGCTAGGAGGTGGCAGGGGGTACAGAGAGGggatacaaaacaaaatatacagcGTGCTTTATTTTCCATTGCTTGGAGATTTCAGGCACTGTAATTCATCTGAACTTGTGCAGAAGATAATAGTACGGTTATCTGTATCACATTTCATTTTATGACATATCACCTTGTTTACACCACTCTTTGGGTTGTATATGGGATATAGATTACCTTTAAACGCTCTGGTTTTGTTTAGTCCTTTTATTCTGCCatcaataaaaagttttaaaggcaACCATTGTTCTAAGAAATGACTATTGTACTCAGGGCACAAAGATACTTTAATTGAGAAAGACAGATTATCTTGTACCTTGGCCTCCCGTATCTTATTGAAGCAGGCTTTGATGCTGTGCGGA
This region of Rhinopithecus roxellana isolate Shanxi Qingling chromosome 17, ASM756505v1, whole genome shotgun sequence genomic DNA includes:
- the PKDCC gene encoding extracellular tyrosine-protein kinase PKDCC isoform X1, coding for MRRRRAAVAAGFCASFLLGSVLNVLFAPGSEPPRPGQSSEPSPAPGPGRRGGRGELARQIQARYEEVQRYSRGGPGPGAGRPERRRLMDLAPGGPGLQRPRPPWARPLPDGAPGWPPAPGPGSPGPVPRLGCAALRNVSGAQYVGSGYTKAVYRVRLPGGAAVALKAVDFSGHDLGSCVREFGVRRGCYRLAAHKLLKEMVLLERLRHPNVLQLYGYCYQDSEDIPDTLTTITELGAPVEMIQLLQTSWEDRFRICLSLGRLLHHLAHSPLGSVTLLDFRPRQFVLVDGELKVTDLDDARVEETPCAGSADCILEFPARNFTLPCSAHGWCEGMNEKRNLYNAYRFFFTYLLPHSAPHSLRPLLDSIVNATGSEGRAGSSWLLTSGRSGSPRPPVLATLHSAGELAWGVDETLAQLEKVLHLYRSGQYLQNSTASSSTEYQRIPDSTIPQEDYRCWPSYHHGSCLLSVFNLAEAVDVCESHAQCRAFVVTNQTTWTGRQLVFFKTGWSQVVPDPNKTTYVKASG